GTCGCCTCCGCGCGCCCCTTGCCGAGGGGCTGTGGTGGCAACCGCACGGGGCGGGTTCGGAAAACGCCGTTGGGCGTACCTGGCCGCCGGCGAGTCTACATCCTCGGAGGTGTTCCGTTTGACTTACGCGATCGTGGAGACGGGCGGCAAGCAGTACCGGGTCCAGGAGGGCGACACCCTGCGGGTCGAGAAGCTGACGGCCGGCGAGGGCGAGACCGTCGTGTTCGACAAGGTCCTGGCCATCAGCCGGGACGGCAAGGTGACCGTCGGCACGCCGTACATCGAGGGTGCCAAGGTGACTGCGAAGGTGGCCGCCCACGGCAAGGGGCCGAAGATCATCGTCTTCAAGTACCGCAACAAGACCAACTACCGGCGCAAGACCGGCCACCGGCAGCCGTTCACGGCGATCACCATCGAGTCCATCGAGGGGTAAGCCGGTGATCACGGTTCGGGTCGGCCGGGCGGAAGACGGCTCGGTGGTCTCCCTGGAGACCGAGGGGCATGCCGGCTACGCGGAGCCGGGCGAGGACATCGTCTGCGCCGGGGTGACGGCGCTGGTGGTGACGGCCCTGATCGGGCTGAAGCGGGTTGCGGGTCACCCCCACGAGGGGAAGGCCGTCAGCGGCAGGGCTTGGTGCAGGCTGCTGCCGGGGGGCACCCCTGAGTCCCGGCTGAAGGCCCAGGCCATCCTGGAGACCACGGTACTCGGACTGAAGGATATTGCGAAGGATTATAAGAATTATGTCCGCGTGACGGAGGGAGGCTGACCCCATGTTCCTTCAGCTGTTTGCGAGCAAGAAGGGCGTCGGCTCGACCAAGAACGGTCGTGACTCGAACCCTAAGTATCTGGGCGTGAAGAAGGGTGACGGCTCGCTCGTCACCGTCGGCCAGATCATCGTGCGCCAGCGGGGCACCAAGATTCACCCTGGTGCGAACGTCGGCCGCGGCAAGGACGACACCTTGTACGCGCTGGCGGACGGCATCGTGAAGTTCGGCCGCAAGGGGG
The nucleotide sequence above comes from Symbiobacterium thermophilum IAM 14863. Encoded proteins:
- the rplU gene encoding 50S ribosomal protein L21 — translated: MTYAIVETGGKQYRVQEGDTLRVEKLTAGEGETVVFDKVLAISRDGKVTVGTPYIEGAKVTAKVAAHGKGPKIIVFKYRNKTNYRRKTGHRQPFTAITIESIEG
- a CDS encoding ribosomal-processing cysteine protease Prp → MITVRVGRAEDGSVVSLETEGHAGYAEPGEDIVCAGVTALVVTALIGLKRVAGHPHEGKAVSGRAWCRLLPGGTPESRLKAQAILETTVLGLKDIAKDYKNYVRVTEGG
- the rpmA gene encoding 50S ribosomal protein L27; its protein translation is MFLQLFASKKGVGSTKNGRDSNPKYLGVKKGDGSLVTVGQIIVRQRGTKIHPGANVGRGKDDTLYALADGIVKFGRKGANRKQVSVVPIQLAVEA